Sequence from the Egibacter rhizosphaerae genome:
ACGCCTCGGCGACCTCGCCCCGCTCGATCCCGTACCACCCGCACGTGCAGCACGCGATCGCGTGACGAGGGAAGCTGTTGGCGTCGTCCATCGGCGGGCGCACGTCGCGCACCCAGGCCTCGTGATGTTGCAAGCGCCGCGGCTGCCACAGCGCAGCGATCATGAGCAACAGCCCGGCCCACCCCACTGTGAGGGCCACGGGCAGGAGCTCGGGGCTCGGAGCCAGCAACGTGGGCAGGATGGCGGCCGCGGCGAGCACAGCACCCAGCGCCATCGCGCGACCTCGCAGTCGCTCCCAGGCAACGAGCCAGGCCGGCGGCGTGTCGCGGCGGCCTGCCGGTGCCGGGCGGGGCGGCCCGTCGTCGGCGTCATCGGCCATGTCGCCCGCAGCGTACCCGGCACCTCCACACCCGGACCCATGGCGCCCGCAGCCGCACCCAGGACGCCCCCAGCCGCACCCAGGACGCCCCCAGCCGCACCCAGGACGCCCGCAGCCGCACCCAGGAGGCCTCCAGCCGGACTCATGGTGCGGTTGGCCGCGCATCCGCGGGCAACCGCACCGCCGGTCCCGAGCCCCCGACTCCTGGCCAACACCGCTGGCACGGATACCCGCGGATGCGCGGGCAACCGCACCGCCGATCAGAACGCGCGGGTAACCGTACCGCGAGCGCGCCGAAAGCAGTGCGCCGAGCTCCTCGGACACCGACCCTCCACCCAAGGGCGAGCGATCCAGCCGTGGCGAGGGGCGAGCGGTCCGCCCGGAGCAGGCATGATGGTCGTCATGAGCAACCGCGCCGCACTGCGGGACCTCCCCCGGATCGACGATCTCGTCGCGGCCTCACCCGAACTGGTCGACGACTACGGGCGCGACGCTGCGACCGCCGCCCTGCGACGGGCGGTGGAGGCCGCGCGGACCGCCCTCGTCGCCGGACAGCCAGCCTCCGCGGAGACCACGGCCCTGCAGGAGACCGCCCGAGCCGAGCTCGCGGCACGGCGGCCCGATCCCCCGGCCCCGGTGATCAACGCCACCGGGGTGATCGTGCACACCAACCTCGGCCGGGCGCCCCTGTCGGGAGAGGCCCGCCGGGCGCTCGACGCCGCCGCGGACGCATGCGATCTCGAGGCCGACCGCGACAGCGGCGCTCGGAGCTCGCGTCTCAGTCGCCTGGAGCCATTGGTCGCCGACGCCTGTGACGCGGAGGCCGGCTTCGCCGTCAACAGCGCGGCCGGGGCGCTCGTGCTCGTGCTCGGGGCGCTCGCTGGCGGCCGCGAGGTCCTGGTGAGCCGGGGCGAGCTCGTCGAGATCGGAGGGTCCTTCCGCCTGCCCGAGATGATGCAAGCCGCCGGGGCGCGCCTGGTCGAGGTCGGCACCACGAACCGCACGCGCGCCCGCGACTTCGCCGAGGCCGGGGACGACGTCGCGCTGATCCTCTCCGTCCACCCCTCCAACTACCGGATCGAGGGCTTCGCCGAGGCTCCCGCGATCGGCGATCTCGCGGCGGTCGCACGAGAACGCGACGTCCCGCTCGTGCACGATGTCGGCAGCGGGCTGCTCTCCGACGAGGACGCGCCGTGGCTCGCCGACGAGCCGAGCCTGTCGGGATCCCTCGCCGCCGGAGCCGACCTCGTCTTCGCGAGCGCCGACAAGCTGCTCGGGGGCCCGCAGGCCGGCCTGCTCGCCGGCCGGGCCGAGCTCGTCGACCGTTGCCGCCGCCACCCCCTCGCCCGAGCCGTGCGCCTCGACAAGCTCCGGATCGCGGCCCTCGTCGCCACGCTGCGGGCCCATCTCGACGGGCGGCGCGCGTCGCTCCCGGTGTGGGCGATGCTCGAGGCCCACCCGGACGACCTGGCCGAGCGGGCCGGTCGGCTGGCCGAGCAGTTGGGGGGCAGGGTGGTCACCGGAGCATCGGTCGTGGGGGGCGGAGCGGCGCCGGGCCGCGAGCTCCCCTCCCCGGCGATCCGGCTGCCCGACACCGATCCCGACGCGCTCGCGCACGCGTTGCGCACCGGTGATCCGGCTGTCTGGCCCCGCGTCGAGCACGATGCCGTCCACCTCGACCCGCGCACGGTCCCGGCCGAGTTGGACGAGCGGCTCGTGGACGCGATCCGAGCCGCTCGGACCGAACGGGCGCCGCGCTGAGCACTCGGGCCGGTAACCTGCGCCCGCCATGAGCGCTCCCGTCGCCCGACGCATCGCCAACGCAACGGCCCACGGCGCCACTGCCCTCCGCCGTCTGGTCAGTGCCGGCGCCGCGCGTCTCGGCTCCCGCAGCGCGGTCCTCTCCGCCATGGCGATCGTGATCGGACTCGCGACCGGCCTCCTCGCGGCCGCCCTCTTCCTCGGCATCTCCTGGGCACGCGACACCGTGTTCGACGGGACCGCGGAGTTCGCGCCGAGCGTCCCGATCGTCGTCGGCGTGCCCACGATCGGAGGGCTGCTCGTCGGCCTGCTGGTGTGGCGGCTTGTCCCCGAGGCCCGCGGCTCGGGCATCAGCCAACTCATGGAAGCCATCGCTCTGCGCGGCGGGCACGTCCGTGGCCGCGTGGTGGGGGGAAAGCTGGCCGCGAGCGCGGTCGGCCTCGGCACGGGTGGCTCCGGCGGCCGCGAGGGGCCCG
This genomic interval carries:
- the selA gene encoding L-seryl-tRNA(Sec) selenium transferase, whose product is MSNRAALRDLPRIDDLVAASPELVDDYGRDAATAALRRAVEAARTALVAGQPASAETTALQETARAELAARRPDPPAPVINATGVIVHTNLGRAPLSGEARRALDAAADACDLEADRDSGARSSRLSRLEPLVADACDAEAGFAVNSAAGALVLVLGALAGGREVLVSRGELVEIGGSFRLPEMMQAAGARLVEVGTTNRTRARDFAEAGDDVALILSVHPSNYRIEGFAEAPAIGDLAAVARERDVPLVHDVGSGLLSDEDAPWLADEPSLSGSLAAGADLVFASADKLLGGPQAGLLAGRAELVDRCRRHPLARAVRLDKLRIAALVATLRAHLDGRRASLPVWAMLEAHPDDLAERAGRLAEQLGGRVVTGASVVGGGAAPGRELPSPAIRLPDTDPDALAHALRTGDPAVWPRVEHDAVHLDPRTVPAELDERLVDAIRAARTERAPR